The following is a genomic window from Deltaproteobacteria bacterium.
CCAACATCCCGATCTTGACCGCCCGATATTGCGATAACGGGGCGATGGAGCACAGCTGATTTTCAAAATGCCCGGGCAAAATCGCCTGGAGGAAAAAGAATTTCTTTTCATTCTGCGCGGTGAGAGCCGTCACCACCGAGGCGGCCTGCAGAGGAAACGAATGGACTATCTCCAGATCGCGGATAAGCCCGGCGTTTCCGGAAGGATCGAGACCGGCGATGAGAAGAACTTTGTTCATTTCAGTGGAGATGAAAAAGACTGCTGAAGAACCGCGCCTCCGCCTTGATGTCTTCCGCCCCCATGAGGCCCGAAATCAGCGCAACCGACGGAACATTTGTCCGAAGCACATCCATAATGTTTATCCGATTGATCCCGCCGATGGCCACAACCGGGATTCGCACCATTTCCAAAACCTCCTTAAGCAGTGACACGCCGACAACGGGATGAGACGGATCGTTTTTTGTGGGGCTTGGGAATATCGCCCCGCAGGAGATGTAATCAGCCCCCTCCTTTTCGGCTACTTTCGCCTCGGCGATCGAATGGGTCGATTTGCCGATAATTTTGGCCGACCCCAGGATGCGCCGCGCCTCTCCAACCGGCATATCACCAACCCCCAGATGGACGCCGTCGGCCCCGATGCGCGAGGCAAGCCAGGGATCATCATTGATCATGAAGGTAAAATCGTGTTCGGACTTCAGATCGAGAATTTCGTGGGCGTTGATTTCGATATCGCCGGGGGTCCCTTTTTTCTGCCGCAGTTGAATCACCCGGACCCCTCCGGACAAAAGATCGCTGGCGATCTCGAACGGCGACAATTTTCCCCCCGCCGCCTGCGGATCGATAATCGCGTAGATTCCCCTGATCTTATGAGCCATGATTTTTCACCGATAAATGAACGTCGATCTTCAACTCATGAATTTTTTTCCGAAGCGTATTGCGGTTGATGCCCAAAAGTGTGGCCGCCCTGATCTGATTGCCGTTTGTCTTTTTTAAGGCCAGCTCGATCAACGGCCGCTCCACGCAGGGAATAAAATGCCGATGGAAATTTTTATTTCCCTCCCGGGCCATCTGCTCGAAGCGCGCGGGCAGGGACCGCCGAATCGCCTCCTCCAGCGAGCCGTCGTCATCGGAGTAGCGAGGGGCCA
Proteins encoded in this region:
- the thiE gene encoding thiamine phosphate synthase — protein: MAHKIRGIYAIIDPQAAGGKLSPFEIASDLLSGGVRVIQLRQKKGTPGDIEINAHEILDLKSEHDFTFMINDDPWLASRIGADGVHLGVGDMPVGEARRILGSAKIIGKSTHSIAEAKVAEKEGADYISCGAIFPSPTKNDPSHPVVGVSLLKEVLEMVRIPVVAIGGINRINIMDVLRTNVPSVALISGLMGAEDIKAEARFFSSLFHLH